Proteins encoded together in one Gemmatimonadota bacterium DH-78 window:
- the recN gene encoding DNA repair protein RecN, with translation MLIELRIRDFAVIDELTIELGPGLNALTGETGAGKSIIVGALSLLLGERASSEDVRVGADRAVVEGVFDIEGRAAVLERLDALGLQAEDGLLILRREVQAEGRNRAWVNGSPATATVVGRLGSALVDLHGQHEHQTLLDRGAQREILDAYADAGDLATEVARRYGRWSAARRSLSERRERAMELESRADFLRFQLKEILDAEIDPDEDADLEARARRLEHARELAEGANTLHDLLYGGDDALSDRLAQVRALAERLARIDPTLADVQAALESAYHAVVEAGRSAGAYGDGVEHDPRELERVQSRQHRLFRLKRKYGATLEDIVATGRRLAEEVADLDAADRDLSELERRAEEARADLEEASVRLGAVRRAAGSKLSAEVEGVLPELGMTGAVMQVALLPREEPGAGGGEEVEFRVSLNPGFEPRPLRKVASGGELSRVMLALKALLARVDRVPTLIFDEIDAGIGGVVATGVARKLAEVSQDHQVFVITHLPQLASRARSHLFVEKTESDGVAATTVRPLGPDERVAEIARMLGGDPESPTSREHARELLGV, from the coding sequence ATGCTCATCGAGCTTCGCATTCGAGACTTCGCCGTGATCGACGAGCTCACCATCGAGCTCGGGCCCGGCCTGAACGCCCTCACCGGTGAGACCGGGGCGGGGAAGTCGATCATCGTGGGCGCCCTGTCGCTTCTGCTCGGCGAACGCGCCTCGTCGGAGGACGTGCGCGTGGGGGCGGATCGCGCGGTGGTGGAGGGGGTGTTCGACATCGAGGGGCGCGCCGCCGTGCTCGAACGTCTCGATGCTCTGGGACTCCAGGCGGAAGACGGACTCCTGATCCTGCGTCGCGAGGTGCAGGCGGAGGGACGCAACCGCGCCTGGGTGAACGGATCTCCGGCCACGGCCACGGTCGTGGGTCGACTGGGGTCGGCGCTCGTCGATCTGCATGGCCAGCACGAGCACCAGACGCTGCTCGATCGCGGGGCCCAGCGCGAGATTCTGGATGCGTATGCCGACGCGGGCGATCTCGCGACCGAGGTGGCCCGGCGGTACGGACGCTGGTCGGCCGCCCGGCGGTCCCTCTCCGAGCGCCGCGAGCGCGCGATGGAACTCGAGTCCAGGGCAGACTTTCTGCGCTTTCAGCTCAAGGAGATCCTGGACGCGGAGATCGACCCGGACGAAGACGCCGATCTGGAGGCGCGGGCGCGCCGGCTCGAGCACGCTCGCGAGCTGGCCGAGGGGGCCAACACCCTGCACGATCTTCTGTACGGAGGAGACGACGCCCTCTCCGACCGACTCGCCCAGGTGCGGGCACTGGCGGAGCGGCTCGCCCGCATCGACCCGACTCTCGCCGATGTTCAGGCCGCTCTCGAGTCGGCCTATCACGCGGTGGTGGAGGCCGGCCGGTCGGCGGGGGCCTACGGCGATGGGGTCGAGCACGACCCGCGCGAGCTGGAGCGGGTGCAGAGCCGCCAGCACCGGCTGTTTCGGCTCAAGCGGAAGTACGGCGCGACCCTCGAAGACATCGTCGCCACGGGTCGGCGGCTGGCCGAGGAGGTGGCCGACCTCGACGCCGCCGACCGGGATCTGTCGGAGCTGGAGCGCCGTGCCGAGGAGGCGCGGGCCGATCTCGAGGAGGCCTCGGTGCGCCTCGGGGCCGTGCGTCGGGCGGCGGGCTCGAAGCTGTCGGCCGAGGTGGAGGGCGTGCTGCCCGAACTCGGCATGACGGGAGCCGTGATGCAGGTGGCTCTGCTGCCGCGCGAGGAGCCCGGTGCTGGGGGTGGGGAGGAGGTCGAGTTTCGGGTCTCCCTCAACCCGGGGTTCGAGCCGCGTCCGCTGCGGAAGGTCGCGTCCGGGGGCGAACTGTCACGCGTGATGCTGGCGCTGAAGGCGCTTCTCGCCCGCGTGGACCGGGTGCCGACGTTGATCTTCGACGAGATCGACGCGGGCATCGGCGGCGTCGTGGCCACCGGGGTGGCGCGCAAGCTGGCGGAGGTGTCGCAGGATCACCAGGTGTTCGTGATCACCCATCTGCCCCAGCTCGCCTCGCGGGCGCGGAGTCATCTCTTCGTGGAGAAGACGGAGTCGGACGGGGTGGCCGCCACCACCGTGCGCCCGCTCGGACCCGACGAGCGGGTGGCGGAGATCGCGCGAATGCTCGGTGGCGATCCGGAGTCCCCCACCTCGCGCGAGCACGCCCGGGAACTGCTCGGCGTCTGA
- the xseB gene encoding exodeoxyribonuclease VII small subunit, whose translation MTDTSPPDTPAQDDPGLEGRLRRLESILGALEADELELERALALFEEGVTHVRAAERILAQTELRVEELLGEDGRTRPLDAEPGA comes from the coding sequence ATGACCGATACATCCCCCCCCGACACCCCCGCCCAGGACGATCCGGGGCTGGAGGGTCGTCTCCGCCGCCTGGAGTCGATTCTCGGAGCTCTGGAAGCCGACGAACTCGAACTCGAGCGCGCACTCGCGCTCTTCGAGGAGGGCGTGACGCACGTGCGCGCCGCGGAGCGCATCCTGGCGCAGACGGAGCTGCGCGTCGAGGAACTCCTCGGCGAGGACGGCCGCACGAGGCCGCTCGACGCGGAGCCGGGCGCGTGA
- a CDS encoding NAD(+)/NADH kinase has product MTGSEEASSDGGDLGPFRRLGVVVRDDVPDLESVLGDLVSAAVERGLTVAVEAHAHAAAPEGTSVFEMGQGEQPDLVVALGGDGTLLRASQALFGTGTPLLGINLGNLGFLTAASAAEASTALGRVLDGDCILEPRFTLRGTVLDGDGGVREVFHALNDMVVHKAGAARVARLEIRVGPSGREQLVGSFSGDGVILSTPTGSTAYNLSAGGPIVVPSMECFTVTPICPFTLAVRPFVVPSTEAVVVRGLERDPGLVLTVDGRDGRRLEDDEWIRISRGDAPLLLIRFPENSFFGTLRRKLKWAVRPSAEGGFDDGDDDDL; this is encoded by the coding sequence GTGACCGGGTCGGAAGAGGCCTCCTCCGACGGCGGAGACCTCGGCCCCTTCCGACGACTCGGCGTCGTCGTCCGCGACGACGTGCCCGACCTGGAGTCGGTGCTCGGCGACCTCGTGTCGGCGGCCGTCGAGCGTGGGCTCACGGTCGCCGTTGAAGCGCACGCGCACGCCGCGGCGCCCGAGGGCACGAGCGTTTTCGAGATGGGGCAGGGCGAGCAGCCCGACCTCGTGGTCGCCCTGGGGGGCGACGGGACGCTCCTGCGGGCGAGTCAGGCGCTCTTCGGGACCGGTACGCCGCTGCTGGGCATCAACCTGGGCAACCTCGGGTTCCTCACTGCGGCGAGTGCCGCCGAAGCCTCCACGGCGCTCGGTCGGGTGCTCGACGGCGACTGCATTCTCGAGCCTCGCTTCACGCTGCGGGGCACGGTACTCGACGGCGACGGGGGGGTGCGCGAGGTCTTTCACGCCCTCAACGACATGGTCGTGCACAAGGCCGGAGCCGCTCGCGTGGCGCGACTCGAGATCCGCGTGGGGCCGTCGGGCCGTGAACAGCTCGTGGGCAGCTTCTCGGGTGACGGCGTGATTCTCAGCACCCCGACCGGATCGACGGCGTACAACCTGTCTGCCGGGGGTCCCATCGTGGTGCCGAGCATGGAGTGCTTCACCGTCACTCCGATCTGCCCCTTCACCCTGGCCGTCCGGCCCTTCGTGGTGCCCTCGACCGAGGCGGTGGTGGTGCGGGGCCTCGAGCGCGACCCCGGGCTGGTGCTCACCGTCGATGGGCGCGACGGACGCCGTCTCGAAGACGACGAGTGGATCCGGATCTCGCGGGGCGACGCGCCTCTTCTGCTCATCCGCTTCCCGGAAAACAGCTTCTTCGGCACCCTGCGGCGGAAGCTCAAGTGGGCCGTGCGGCCCTCGGCCGAGGGCGGGTTCGACGATGGGGACGACGACGATCTCTGA
- the xseA gene encoding exodeoxyribonuclease VII large subunit, with translation MGDDATLDLFDSAPEAEADPESGRAEERVDDRSDEPEVWTVSQVNRAVRNLLEGRLPSLWVSGEVANWKRAGSGHRYFTLKDENAQIRSVMWRSDASRLPIDPDDGMEVRAYGSLTLYEARGEYQFVVRRIEAAGADGLWRIAFEKLRARLDAEGLLAPERKRPIPRFPRTVGIVTSTGGAALRDMLSVIGRRAPWTRVLVMGARVQGEGAALEIAHAMRTLGRSGRVDLMIVGRGGGSIEDLWAFNEEPVARAIAQCPVPVISAVGHETDVTIADLVADLRAPTPSAAGEAAVVDGAAVADYLRGVPARLAAGLRGSVEIRRRRVDDGIPRLRRAMDRLVAPRRERALQLRDRMAQAVAVGIERRRRRAEVDDRLARAMAVVLERRRQRLASLAGRLQALSPLSTLERGYAVPLTRDGAVLRSIDAFTPGRTFVLRVADGRVDCEAGAVHPDDLDLGPVGSMDDSE, from the coding sequence ATGGGGGACGACGCAACGCTGGATCTCTTCGACTCCGCGCCGGAGGCGGAAGCGGATCCGGAGTCCGGGAGGGCCGAGGAGAGGGTCGACGATCGCTCCGACGAACCCGAGGTGTGGACGGTCTCTCAGGTCAACCGCGCCGTTCGCAACCTGCTCGAGGGGCGGCTTCCCTCGCTGTGGGTGTCGGGCGAAGTGGCCAACTGGAAGCGGGCGGGCTCGGGGCACCGCTACTTCACGCTGAAGGACGAGAACGCCCAGATCCGGTCCGTCATGTGGCGTTCCGACGCCTCGCGGCTCCCGATCGACCCCGACGACGGCATGGAGGTGCGCGCCTACGGCTCGCTCACCCTCTACGAGGCCCGGGGCGAGTATCAGTTCGTCGTCCGCCGGATCGAAGCGGCCGGCGCCGACGGGTTGTGGCGGATCGCCTTCGAGAAGCTGCGGGCCCGCCTCGACGCGGAGGGCCTGCTGGCACCCGAGCGGAAGCGGCCGATTCCGCGGTTTCCGCGAACCGTGGGCATCGTCACCTCCACCGGGGGTGCGGCCCTCCGCGACATGCTCTCCGTCATCGGCCGGCGCGCCCCGTGGACCCGGGTGCTCGTGATGGGCGCGCGGGTTCAGGGCGAGGGCGCCGCTCTCGAGATCGCCCACGCGATGCGGACCCTGGGCCGATCCGGGCGGGTCGATCTCATGATCGTCGGCCGGGGCGGGGGTTCGATCGAAGATCTGTGGGCCTTCAACGAGGAGCCGGTGGCCCGGGCCATCGCCCAGTGCCCGGTGCCGGTGATCTCGGCCGTGGGCCACGAGACCGACGTCACGATCGCCGACCTGGTGGCCGACCTCAGAGCGCCCACCCCATCGGCCGCCGGTGAGGCGGCCGTGGTCGACGGGGCGGCCGTGGCCGACTACCTGCGCGGAGTGCCGGCACGCCTGGCGGCGGGGCTTCGCGGCTCGGTGGAGATCCGGCGCCGGCGGGTGGACGACGGCATTCCCCGGCTGCGGCGGGCGATGGACCGACTCGTCGCACCCCGCCGCGAGCGCGCTCTGCAACTCCGCGATCGCATGGCGCAGGCGGTCGCCGTCGGCATCGAGCGCCGTCGCCGGCGCGCGGAGGTGGACGATCGGCTCGCCCGCGCGATGGCCGTCGTACTCGAGCGCCGACGCCAGCGCCTCGCCTCCCTCGCGGGCCGACTGCAGGCCCTGTCGCCGCTCTCCACCCTCGAGCGGGGCTACGCCGTACCTCTCACGCGCGACGGGGCGGTACTCCGCTCGATCGACGCGTTCACTCCCGGACGGACCTTCGTGCTCCGCGTCGCCGATGGACGGGTCGACTGCGAAGCCGGGGCCGTCCACCCCGATGACCTCGATCTCGGCCCGGTCGGGTCGATGGACGACTCCGAATGA
- the folD gene encoding bifunctional methylenetetrahydrofolate dehydrogenase/methenyltetrahydrofolate cyclohydrolase FolD, giving the protein MPAQLISGREIAATIRSDLAERVARLKADTGRVPGLATVLVGEDPASQSYVRMKNSAAKEAGIHSEQITLPADTPEAELLGLVAGLNANPDIHGILVQLPLPGQIDEQKVLEAIDPAKDVDGFHPVNVGKLSTGATDVLAPCTPWGVIQMLLRTGNSPRGKHCVVVGRSNIVGRPMASLLLRRGEGGDATVTVAHSRTPDLGAITRQADILIVAVGRPDTVTADMVRPGAVVIDVGVNRVDAPDTDRGYRLVGDVDFDGVREVASWITPVPGGVGPMTITMLLSNTVDAFERSLER; this is encoded by the coding sequence ATGCCGGCACAGCTCATCTCCGGCCGCGAGATCGCGGCCACGATCCGTTCCGATCTCGCCGAGCGCGTCGCCCGGTTGAAGGCCGACACCGGGCGGGTACCCGGGCTCGCCACGGTGCTGGTCGGGGAGGACCCGGCCAGCCAGTCGTACGTTCGAATGAAGAACTCGGCCGCGAAGGAGGCCGGGATCCACTCCGAGCAGATCACCCTGCCGGCCGACACGCCCGAAGCCGAGTTGCTGGGGCTCGTGGCGGGGCTGAATGCGAACCCGGACATCCACGGGATCCTCGTCCAGCTCCCGCTTCCGGGGCAGATCGACGAGCAGAAGGTGCTCGAGGCCATCGACCCCGCGAAGGACGTCGACGGCTTCCACCCGGTCAACGTCGGGAAGCTGTCGACCGGTGCCACCGATGTGCTCGCGCCGTGCACCCCGTGGGGGGTGATCCAGATGCTCCTGCGCACCGGCAACTCGCCGCGCGGCAAGCACTGCGTGGTGGTGGGTCGATCCAACATCGTCGGTCGCCCGATGGCCTCGCTGCTCCTCCGACGCGGGGAAGGCGGCGACGCGACGGTCACGGTGGCCCACAGCCGCACACCCGACCTGGGAGCGATCACCCGGCAGGCCGACATCCTGATCGTGGCCGTCGGGCGCCCCGACACCGTCACGGCCGACATGGTGCGTCCGGGCGCGGTGGTGATCGATGTGGGCGTGAACCGGGTCGATGCTCCGGACACCGATCGCGGGTATCGGCTGGTGGGCGACGTGGACTTCGACGGGGTGCGCGAGGTGGCCTCCTGGATCACCCCCGTGCCGGGGGGTGTTGGGCCGATGACGATCACGATGCTCCTGTCGAACACGGTCGACGCCTTCGAACGCTCCCTCGAGCGCTGA
- the dxs gene encoding 1-deoxy-D-xylulose-5-phosphate synthase: MSLLDQVRFPADIRALPREQLRQLADEVRDRHIDVVAQKGGHFGASLGVVELTVALHRVYDTPRDQLVWDTGHQAYIHKILTGRNEQLPTIRTRGGLAPFLRRDESEYDAFGAGHAATSISAAWGMAVGRDLKGADFDVVAIIGDGSMGCGLAYEALNNAGHKSNDFTVVLNDNDMSIGPAVGALNKYLTSMVTNPAYNKVRDVVKDVLHRAPRSLGHLMEEVAGKLEDGVKHMLTPGMLFEALGFRYIGPVDGHDLDELVDTFSRVRKMSGPILVHVLTQKGKGFHLAEDDPWTWHAASPFDKISGAAHAKKAGRPRYQKVFGKGLVELADEDPRIVAITAAMPDGTSTDLFSRAHADRYFDVGIAEGHGVTFAAGLATQGIKPVVAIYSTFLQRGYDNIVHDVALQDLPVVFGMDRAGIAGADGPTHNGAFDIAYMLAVPNMTVTAGKNGTETLALLRAGLQHEEGPFCLRWPRDSVPDEVPSALTIEPTPHASWEVLRRGSDLCILAVGTMVLPAIDAAQELAARGIEATVVNCRYLKPYDRAVFEEVVSAHDRILTIEEGTVTNGFGAFMTREITAFRRGAALHIETLGLPDDFIEHGGRGELLADLGLDAAGIARSARALTDGAATGRSARETA; the protein is encoded by the coding sequence GTGTCGCTTCTCGATCAGGTCCGGTTTCCGGCCGATATCCGTGCTCTTCCCCGCGAACAGCTCCGGCAGCTCGCCGACGAGGTGCGCGATCGCCACATCGACGTCGTGGCGCAGAAGGGGGGGCACTTCGGTGCTTCGCTGGGGGTGGTGGAGCTGACGGTCGCGCTGCACCGCGTGTACGACACCCCGCGCGACCAGCTCGTCTGGGACACGGGCCACCAGGCCTACATCCACAAGATCCTCACGGGGCGGAACGAGCAGCTTCCGACGATCCGCACCCGCGGCGGTCTGGCCCCCTTCCTCCGGCGCGACGAATCCGAGTACGACGCCTTCGGCGCGGGCCACGCCGCCACCTCGATTTCCGCCGCCTGGGGCATGGCGGTGGGGCGCGACCTCAAGGGCGCGGACTTCGATGTCGTGGCGATCATCGGAGACGGCTCGATGGGCTGCGGGCTGGCCTACGAGGCGCTCAACAACGCCGGTCACAAGAGCAACGACTTCACGGTCGTGCTGAACGACAACGACATGTCGATCGGCCCCGCCGTGGGGGCGCTGAACAAGTACCTCACCTCGATGGTCACCAATCCCGCGTACAACAAGGTGCGCGACGTGGTGAAAGACGTGCTCCACCGGGCGCCGCGTTCACTCGGGCACCTGATGGAGGAGGTGGCGGGCAAGCTGGAGGACGGAGTGAAGCACATGCTCACGCCCGGCATGCTCTTCGAGGCTCTCGGCTTCCGGTACATCGGCCCGGTGGACGGCCACGATCTCGACGAGCTCGTCGACACCTTCTCGCGGGTTCGGAAGATGAGCGGTCCCATTCTCGTGCATGTGCTCACGCAGAAGGGGAAGGGATTCCATCTCGCCGAAGACGATCCGTGGACGTGGCACGCCGCCTCGCCCTTCGACAAGATCTCGGGGGCGGCGCACGCCAAGAAGGCGGGTCGGCCGCGGTATCAGAAGGTGTTCGGCAAGGGGCTGGTCGAACTCGCCGACGAGGATCCGCGAATCGTGGCGATCACCGCGGCGATGCCCGACGGCACGTCGACCGACCTCTTCTCCAGGGCGCACGCCGACCGCTACTTCGACGTCGGCATCGCCGAGGGCCACGGCGTGACCTTCGCCGCGGGCCTCGCCACCCAGGGCATCAAGCCGGTGGTGGCGATCTACTCCACCTTCCTGCAGCGCGGCTACGACAACATCGTCCACGACGTGGCCCTCCAGGACCTGCCGGTGGTGTTCGGGATGGACCGCGCCGGGATCGCGGGCGCGGACGGACCGACGCACAACGGGGCCTTCGACATCGCCTACATGCTCGCCGTACCGAACATGACGGTCACCGCGGGCAAGAACGGCACCGAGACGCTGGCGCTCCTGCGGGCGGGACTGCAGCACGAGGAGGGTCCGTTCTGCCTCCGGTGGCCGCGAGACTCGGTGCCCGACGAGGTACCCTCGGCCCTGACGATCGAGCCCACGCCGCACGCCTCCTGGGAGGTGCTGCGTCGCGGTTCCGACCTGTGCATCCTCGCGGTGGGCACCATGGTGCTGCCGGCGATCGATGCCGCGCAGGAGCTGGCGGCACGCGGGATCGAGGCCACCGTCGTGAACTGCCGCTACCTCAAGCCCTACGACCGGGCGGTCTTCGAAGAGGTCGTCAGCGCGCACGATCGGATCCTGACGATCGAGGAGGGCACCGTCACCAACGGCTTCGGGGCCTTCATGACGCGCGAGATCACGGCCTTTCGTCGGGGCGCTGCGCTCCACATCGAGACGCTGGGACTCCCCGACGACTTCATCGAGCACGGCGGTCGGGGCGAGCTGCTGGCCGACCTCGGTCTCGATGCGGCCGGCATCGCGCGCAGCGCCCGAGCGCTCACCGATGGGGCCGCCACCGGGCGAAGCGCGCGGGAGACGGCGTGA
- the rny gene encoding ribonuclease Y, producing MGSPLALLAAVLGGLILGAVLGSVMTGARERRRREREVASAQDDASRILSRAKEESDSLLRNAELEGRDVTLRLREGWEEEEGRRREELERAERRAEERSDNLDRRADLLQERETGQERRTRELETREGALREREIEAEKGVEEAQRRLEALAGLSEADARKKLLDDLLDEARADASNRIREIKEEAQRTAEREGKKILGLAIQRMAADTTAETTVSVVQLPSDEMKGRIIGREGRNIRAFEQATGIDVIIDDTPEAVVLSGFDPIRREVARLALDRLVEDGRIHPGRIEEMVEKARGEVEQSMTEAAEEVLYELGIHGVHPEIVRILGRLRFRTSYGQNQLQHAREVALLAGSMASEMGLDAQITRRAGLLHDVGKGMTHEHEGTHVELGWRLCKKHGEGEVVLNAIKAHHDEEPHFFAETFLVTAADAISGSRPGARREMFEGYVKRLEKLEEIAMEHEGVERCFAIQAGRELRVMVEPDRVTDAEMAQISEAVARRIEEELQYPGQIKIVVVRETRAVDFAR from the coding sequence ATGGGATCCCCGCTGGCACTGCTGGCGGCGGTCCTGGGAGGCCTGATCCTGGGTGCCGTTCTGGGCTCCGTGATGACGGGGGCCCGGGAGCGGCGACGGAGAGAGCGCGAGGTGGCGTCCGCACAGGACGACGCATCGCGGATCCTTTCCCGCGCCAAGGAAGAGTCGGACAGCCTGCTCAGGAACGCCGAACTCGAGGGTCGCGACGTCACCTTGCGACTCCGGGAAGGGTGGGAAGAGGAAGAGGGTCGACGGCGCGAGGAACTGGAGCGCGCCGAGCGCCGCGCCGAGGAGCGGTCGGACAACCTCGACCGACGCGCCGACCTGCTCCAGGAACGCGAGACCGGCCAGGAGCGCCGGACTCGCGAGCTCGAGACGCGCGAAGGAGCGTTGCGCGAGCGGGAGATCGAGGCGGAGAAGGGCGTCGAAGAGGCGCAGCGTCGACTCGAGGCGCTCGCCGGGCTGTCCGAGGCCGACGCGAGGAAGAAGCTGCTCGACGATCTGCTCGACGAAGCGCGTGCCGACGCCTCGAATCGCATCCGCGAGATCAAGGAAGAGGCCCAGCGCACCGCGGAGCGCGAGGGCAAGAAGATTCTCGGGCTCGCCATCCAGCGCATGGCCGCCGACACCACCGCCGAGACCACGGTGTCGGTGGTCCAGCTCCCCTCCGACGAAATGAAGGGGCGTATCATCGGTCGGGAGGGGCGCAACATCCGGGCGTTCGAGCAGGCTACCGGCATCGACGTCATCATCGACGACACGCCCGAAGCCGTGGTTCTCTCCGGCTTCGACCCCATCCGTCGCGAGGTGGCCCGACTGGCGCTGGACCGACTCGTGGAAGACGGGAGAATCCACCCCGGCCGCATCGAGGAGATGGTGGAGAAGGCGCGGGGTGAGGTGGAGCAGTCGATGACCGAGGCGGCGGAGGAGGTGCTCTACGAACTCGGCATCCACGGGGTGCACCCCGAGATCGTTCGCATTCTCGGGCGGCTGCGTTTCCGCACCTCGTACGGTCAGAACCAGCTCCAGCACGCCCGTGAAGTGGCGCTTCTGGCGGGGAGCATGGCCTCGGAGATGGGCCTCGACGCGCAGATCACCCGGCGGGCCGGCCTTCTGCACGACGTCGGCAAGGGCATGACTCACGAGCACGAGGGCACGCACGTGGAGCTCGGGTGGCGCCTCTGCAAGAAGCACGGCGAGGGCGAGGTGGTGCTCAACGCGATCAAGGCGCACCACGACGAAGAGCCCCACTTCTTCGCCGAGACGTTTCTCGTCACGGCCGCCGACGCCATCAGCGGCTCCCGCCCCGGCGCTCGCCGCGAGATGTTCGAAGGCTACGTCAAGCGCCTCGAGAAGCTCGAGGAGATCGCCATGGAGCACGAAGGGGTGGAGCGCTGCTTCGCGATCCAGGCGGGCCGCGAGCTTCGAGTGATGGTCGAGCCCGACCGCGTGACCGACGCCGAGATGGCGCAGATCTCGGAAGCGGTGGCGCGCCGGATCGAGGAGGAGCTCCAGTATCCGGGCCAGATCAAGATCGTCGTGGTTCGAGAGACGCGCGCGGTCGACTTCGCCCGCTGA
- a CDS encoding cell division protein ZapA, translating to MSDRRAVTVRIAGEEHAIRSSAPAEYTRRCARLVDDRITEIRRRSTLVEGHRAAILAALSITDEFFQAQEELRELRMQVAERAGALTTRIDEALPDD from the coding sequence ATGAGCGACCGCAGAGCCGTGACCGTCCGGATCGCGGGAGAGGAGCACGCGATCCGCTCCTCTGCACCGGCCGAGTACACGCGTCGGTGCGCCCGGCTCGTGGACGATCGGATCACCGAGATTCGGCGCCGCTCCACCCTGGTCGAGGGACACCGCGCCGCCATCCTGGCCGCCCTCTCGATCACCGACGAGTTCTTTCAGGCCCAGGAGGAGCTCCGCGAGCTCCGGATGCAGGTGGCCGAGCGGGCCGGCGCGCTCACGACGCGGATCGACGAGGCCCTGCCCGACGACTGA
- a CDS encoding polyprenyl synthetase family protein produces the protein MTRTFDLTDYLRAEVARVDAALERALDAEAVHGLAAGVRAAVAHGVRSGGKRLRPVLCVEAWRAVRRAKGLGGDAAPDAAYDLAVSLELIHAYSLMHDDLPCMDDADLRRGQPTTWKVHGEADTVAGGVAFIPLAALQALRSARALGCTEAVARRAAETLLGAAGSGGMVGGQGLDLLGEDRALSSDELDELHAHKTGALLTASLWVGGIAAEASEAQEAALVGYGRRIGLAFQIADDVLDATASAEALGKRPSDSDLGKSTYVALHGVDEARTRGVEQVDQGLAALSAGGLESPALTALAHYVMERDR, from the coding sequence GTGACGCGAACGTTCGACCTCACCGACTACCTGCGCGCCGAAGTCGCGCGTGTCGACGCCGCCCTGGAGCGGGCTCTCGACGCGGAGGCCGTGCACGGCCTCGCGGCGGGGGTCCGGGCGGCCGTGGCCCACGGGGTCCGATCCGGGGGCAAGCGCCTGCGACCGGTGCTCTGCGTGGAGGCGTGGCGTGCGGTGCGCCGGGCGAAGGGTCTCGGCGGCGACGCGGCACCCGATGCCGCGTACGATCTTGCGGTGTCGCTCGAGCTGATCCACGCCTACTCGTTGATGCACGACGACTTGCCGTGCATGGACGACGCGGACCTGCGCCGCGGTCAGCCCACCACCTGGAAGGTGCACGGCGAGGCCGACACCGTCGCCGGCGGTGTGGCGTTCATCCCTCTCGCGGCCCTCCAGGCGCTCCGCTCGGCCCGCGCCCTCGGTTGTACGGAGGCCGTCGCGCGCCGCGCCGCCGAGACGCTGCTCGGCGCGGCGGGTTCGGGGGGCATGGTGGGAGGGCAGGGGCTCGACCTGCTCGGCGAGGACCGGGCGTTGTCGTCCGACGAACTCGATGAGCTGCACGCCCACAAGACGGGTGCCCTGCTCACGGCGTCGCTGTGGGTGGGTGGGATCGCGGCGGAGGCCTCCGAGGCGCAGGAGGCGGCCCTCGTCGGGTACGGGCGCCGCATCGGTCTGGCCTTTCAGATCGCCGACGACGTGCTCGACGCCACCGCCTCGGCCGAGGCCCTCGGCAAGCGGCCCTCCGACAGCGACCTCGGCAAGTCGACCTACGTGGCTCTCCACGGGGTGGACGAGGCGCGGACGCGCGGTGTGGAGCAGGTCGACCAGGGGCTGGCCGCTCTCTCTGCGGGCGGTCTCGAATCGCCGGCGCTCACCGCGCTGGCACACTACGTGATGGAACGCGATCGTTGA